The following proteins come from a genomic window of Lycium ferocissimum isolate CSIRO_LF1 chromosome 4, AGI_CSIRO_Lferr_CH_V1, whole genome shotgun sequence:
- the LOC132054842 gene encoding cathecol O-methyltransferase 1-like: MGSAADIKLPTQSQEERDCTVAMQLLSSSVLPFVLHSSIQLEVFEILAKEAKATKLSALEIVSHMPNCKNPDAAIMLDRMLYVLASYSLLDCDVVEEENGVAKRCYGLSGVGKFFVRDEDGASMGPLLALLQDKVFINSW, encoded by the coding sequence ATGGGATCCGCAGCAGATATCAAATTGCCAACACAATCACAAGAAGAGCGCGATTGTACGGTTGCCATGCAGCTACTATCATCATCAGTTCTCCCCTTCGTGTTGCATTCGTCAATCCAATTAGAAGTATTCGAAATACTTGCAAAAGAAGCTAAGGCCACTAAACTATCTGCTTTAGAAATTGTTTCACACATGCCTAACTGTAAGAACCCTGACGCGGCCATTATGCTGGACCGGATGCTTTACGTGTTGGCTAGTTATTCGTTGCTCGATTGCGACGTTGTTGAGGAAGAAAATGGGGTGGCTAAAAGGTGCTATGGTTTGTCTGGTGTGGGGAAATTCTTTGTCCGTGATGAAGATGGTGCGTCCATGGGGCCATTGTTGGCTTTGCTTCAAGATAAAGTATTCATTAACAGCTGGTGA